In Mycobacterium stomatepiae, the following are encoded in one genomic region:
- a CDS encoding MFS transporter: protein MAALSAEVSAHTNPFPRLPSQGAFYTAGMQFSNSAVVLPFICAHLGLTWLAAFLFPAYGVGSIVGNSLSPAVLRRVGQMRHLVLAAMAATGAALIVCDAVIRWNGLLAAAVFLLTSAGGGVIVAISNVACPDITSGRLSALKLLSVQGAIASVAATIAALFVVPVLATADRMALHRDLLSLGAFGLAAAGFAALFVGPARSTSIAPRMSVRDTCRQGFGVARSQPWFRRYVITCLLFAPVTLGTTFYALRSAHQSGTLHVLVFLSTVGLVIGSALWRKIYQLFGLRGMLLGSAVLSAAAGVLSIAAESRGQWFHIWAYGTVFLLATVAALAVFAAAIAWIGVVAAEPHRAMLIGFCSTLLAIETTALGGALGGLAQNHSTIWPIVIVLILAVAAAVASLGAPPPLRAEAAGLAPGGGVPTT from the coding sequence ATGGCCGCATTATCGGCGGAGGTTTCAGCACACACCAACCCGTTCCCGCGCCTGCCTTCGCAGGGCGCGTTCTACACGGCCGGGATGCAATTCAGCAATAGCGCCGTGGTGCTGCCGTTCATCTGCGCGCACCTGGGCCTCACCTGGTTGGCCGCGTTCCTGTTTCCGGCCTACGGCGTCGGCTCCATCGTGGGAAATTCGCTGTCTCCGGCGGTGCTGCGGCGCGTGGGCCAGATGCGCCACCTGGTGCTGGCGGCGATGGCGGCGACTGGGGCCGCGCTGATCGTGTGTGACGCGGTGATCCGCTGGAATGGCCTGCTCGCTGCGGCGGTGTTTCTGCTGACGAGCGCCGGGGGCGGAGTCATCGTTGCGATCTCCAACGTCGCCTGTCCCGACATCACCTCCGGCAGGCTGTCCGCGTTGAAGCTGCTGTCGGTGCAGGGCGCCATCGCGTCGGTGGCGGCCACCATCGCCGCGCTGTTCGTCGTGCCGGTGCTGGCCACCGCCGACCGGATGGCGTTGCACCGCGATCTGCTGAGTCTCGGCGCATTCGGGCTGGCTGCCGCCGGCTTCGCGGCACTGTTCGTCGGCCCGGCGCGGTCCACGTCGATCGCCCCGAGGATGTCCGTGCGCGACACCTGCCGGCAGGGCTTCGGGGTCGCCCGGTCCCAGCCGTGGTTTCGCCGGTATGTGATCACGTGCCTGTTGTTCGCCCCGGTCACCCTCGGCACGACCTTCTATGCCCTGCGGTCCGCGCACCAGAGCGGCACGTTGCATGTGCTGGTGTTCCTGTCCACGGTCGGGCTTGTCATCGGTTCCGCGCTGTGGCGCAAGATCTATCAGCTGTTCGGGCTGCGCGGCATGTTGCTGGGCAGCGCAGTGCTCAGCGCCGCCGCCGGCGTGCTGTCGATCGCGGCGGAGTCCCGCGGTCAGTGGTTTCACATATGGGCCTACGGCACCGTGTTCTTGCTGGCGACGGTGGCCGCCCTGGCCGTCTTCGCCGCGGCGATAGCGTGGATCGGCGTCGTTGCCGCCGAACCCCACCGCGCGATGCTGATCGGCTTTTGCTCGACGCTGCTTGCCATCGAAACGACAGCGCTGGGTGGCGCGCTTGGCGGCCTCGCGCAAAACCATTCCACGATCTGGCCCATCGTTATTGTCCTGATCCTGGCCGTCGCCGCCGCCGTAGCGTCACTGGGCGCGCCGCCCCCGCTTAGGGCGGAAGCAGCAGGGCTCGCACCAGGCGGCGGGGTCCCGACGACCTGA